The following are from one region of the Platichthys flesus chromosome 2, fPlaFle2.1, whole genome shotgun sequence genome:
- the LOC133961656 gene encoding musculoskeletal embryonic nuclear protein 1-like isoform X2 yields MSQPGEVKKKKRPPMKEEDLKGARSKLGLKGEVKSKTYEVMAECERMGKVAPSVFSGVRSGTETALDKPTAAKAPGASVFGK; encoded by the exons ATGTCACAG CCAGgcgaggtgaagaagaagaagcgtcCCCCTATGAAGGAGGAGGACCTGAAGGGAGCCCGCAGTAAACTGGGACTGAAGGGCGAGGTCAAGAGTAAGACCTATGAGGTCATGGCAGAGTGTG AGCGTATGGGCAAAGTGGCTCCGTCTGTGTTCAGCGGAGTGAGGTCGGGGACGGAGACGGCCCTGGACAAGCCGACTGCTGCCAAAGCTCCAGGAGCCAGTGTGTTCGGCAAATAG